The following are encoded together in the Streptomyces flavofungini genome:
- the lanKC gene encoding class III lanthionine synthetase LanKC, with translation MDWSIYTLVDPVFFETPARSATEAHLVPPRFTPLPDGWRHRAARVWDMYQPDRPGAVDQGWKIHVSATHDNAERVLEIVADHCLRARVSFKHLRSRALLDAMNSKYAPRPAGGKFIAVYPRDEAEFTDCARELDERLAGSAGPYILTDCRWGEGPVHFRYGAFRERWCWTDDGGLVLALTGADGRLVPDRRRPAFALPDGVPVPDVLRPHIERRTAASGAFGFRVTQALHFSNAGGVYAATRKDDGSPVVLKEARPHTGRDGAGLDATARLAHEKRILDRLADVPGVPRAHELFDFGGHSMLAMEHLDGVPLQRWMVRNHPLVNWSACSPEGLRDYARRAEALHAEVTALVRRVHAEGIVFGDLHPGNVLVAEDAFGPGEDAAAVPRDAAPQVRLVDFEMAFPASEDTRPTLGYPGFAARGKTGTAVDEHALTVLRLWLYLPLVTSLGICPDMGARLAAAAAERFGLPADFAATITAGLAETPGGQARQPAGRTAAATTPSEQPGTPPRAGAVAVVRLDTSPVDWAAVRASMARALHASATPDRDDRLFPGDPRQFNEAPGGFAHGAAGVLWALSVAGGEREPAYEHWLLRAARADHVRPGFCDGAHGVAHVLDHLGHHAAARDLVDRARTGVEDMTDVSLYGGLAGVGLNLLHLAGDDPGHARLKEARELAARAVGALDDGLPHGIDRARGEPGTHGGLLRGWSGVGLFLLRMYEATGEDAYLRHAVRAVHRDLDLCVPREEGVLHVDGGFRSLPYLETGSVGIGLVADLLTDHTDDRRIADALPALALAARSPLTVESQLFNGRAGLLAAAHALRRHLPAAAAGGVDPVAEHLGSLHWHALAHRGEVAFPGHSGLRLSMDLATGNAGVLAALSYVTDGGPPPLPFLRRAGHPAAAAHHGLPADDPRRIPCEQPVGGDTA, from the coding sequence GTGGACTGGTCGATCTACACCCTGGTGGACCCGGTGTTCTTCGAGACCCCGGCGCGGTCCGCCACCGAAGCGCACCTGGTGCCGCCGCGGTTCACCCCGCTGCCCGACGGCTGGCGGCACCGGGCCGCCCGCGTCTGGGACATGTACCAGCCGGACCGGCCCGGCGCCGTGGACCAGGGCTGGAAGATCCACGTCTCCGCGACCCACGACAACGCCGAGCGCGTCCTGGAGATCGTCGCCGACCACTGCCTGCGGGCCCGCGTGTCCTTCAAGCACCTGCGCAGCCGGGCCCTGCTGGACGCCATGAACTCCAAGTACGCGCCCCGCCCCGCCGGCGGCAAGTTCATCGCGGTCTACCCGCGCGACGAGGCTGAGTTCACCGACTGCGCACGCGAGCTGGACGAACGCCTCGCGGGCAGCGCGGGGCCCTACATCCTGACCGACTGCCGCTGGGGCGAAGGACCCGTCCACTTCCGCTACGGCGCCTTCCGCGAGCGCTGGTGCTGGACGGACGACGGCGGGCTCGTGCTCGCCCTCACCGGCGCCGACGGACGCCTCGTGCCCGACCGCAGGCGGCCCGCCTTCGCGCTGCCCGACGGCGTACCGGTCCCGGACGTCCTGCGCCCCCACATCGAGCGGCGCACGGCCGCGAGCGGCGCGTTCGGCTTCCGGGTCACGCAGGCCCTGCACTTCTCCAACGCCGGTGGGGTGTACGCCGCGACGCGCAAGGACGACGGCAGCCCCGTGGTCCTCAAGGAGGCCCGGCCGCACACCGGCAGGGACGGCGCGGGCCTCGACGCGACGGCGCGCCTCGCCCACGAGAAGCGAATCCTCGACCGCCTCGCCGACGTCCCCGGCGTGCCCCGGGCCCACGAGCTCTTCGACTTCGGCGGCCACTCCATGCTCGCGATGGAGCACCTGGACGGCGTGCCGCTGCAGCGCTGGATGGTGCGGAACCACCCACTGGTGAACTGGAGCGCGTGCTCGCCCGAGGGCCTGCGCGACTACGCCCGGCGCGCGGAGGCCCTGCATGCCGAGGTGACCGCGCTGGTCCGGCGGGTGCACGCCGAGGGAATCGTCTTCGGGGACCTGCATCCCGGGAACGTGCTGGTGGCGGAGGACGCGTTCGGCCCCGGTGAGGACGCGGCGGCCGTACCGCGCGACGCCGCGCCCCAGGTGCGCCTCGTCGACTTCGAGATGGCCTTCCCCGCTTCCGAGGACACCCGCCCGACCCTCGGCTACCCCGGCTTCGCCGCCCGTGGCAAGACCGGCACGGCGGTCGACGAACACGCCCTGACGGTGCTGCGGCTGTGGTTGTACCTCCCGCTCGTGACGTCACTCGGCATCTGCCCGGACATGGGGGCGCGCCTCGCGGCCGCGGCGGCGGAGCGCTTCGGCCTGCCGGCGGACTTCGCCGCGACGATCACAGCGGGGCTGGCGGAGACGCCCGGCGGACAGGCGCGGCAGCCCGCCGGTCGGACAGCTGCCGCCACGACGCCGTCCGAACAGCCCGGCACCCCGCCCCGGGCGGGAGCCGTCGCCGTCGTACGCCTCGACACCTCCCCCGTCGACTGGGCCGCCGTACGCGCCTCCATGGCCCGCGCCCTGCACGCGTCCGCGACGCCGGACCGCGACGACCGCCTCTTCCCCGGCGACCCCCGGCAGTTCAACGAGGCACCCGGCGGCTTCGCGCACGGCGCCGCGGGCGTCCTGTGGGCGCTGTCCGTGGCGGGCGGGGAGCGTGAGCCCGCGTACGAGCACTGGCTGCTGCGGGCGGCACGCGCCGACCACGTCCGGCCCGGCTTCTGCGACGGCGCGCACGGCGTCGCCCACGTCCTGGACCACCTGGGCCACCACGCCGCCGCCAGGGATCTGGTCGACCGGGCCCGCACCGGCGTCGAGGACATGACCGACGTCAGTCTGTACGGCGGCCTCGCGGGCGTCGGCCTGAACCTGCTGCACCTCGCCGGGGACGACCCGGGGCACGCCCGCCTCAAGGAGGCACGGGAGCTGGCCGCGCGTGCTGTCGGCGCCCTGGACGACGGCCTGCCGCACGGCATCGACCGCGCCCGCGGCGAGCCCGGCACCCACGGCGGGCTGCTGCGCGGCTGGTCCGGGGTCGGACTGTTCCTGCTGCGGATGTACGAGGCCACGGGTGAGGACGCCTACCTGCGGCACGCGGTGCGCGCCGTGCACCGGGACCTCGACCTGTGCGTGCCGCGCGAGGAGGGCGTGCTGCACGTCGACGGCGGCTTCCGCTCCCTGCCGTACCTGGAGACCGGGTCGGTCGGCATCGGCCTCGTCGCCGACCTCCTGACCGACCACACGGACGACCGGCGCATCGCCGACGCCCTGCCGGCTCTCGCGCTCGCCGCGCGCTCGCCGCTCACGGTCGAGAGCCAGCTGTTCAACGGGCGGGCCGGACTCCTCGCGGCGGCGCACGCGCTGCGGCGGCACCTGCCGGCCGCGGCGGCCGGGGGCGTGGACCCGGTGGCCGAGCACTTGGGCAGCCTGCACTGGCACGCCCTCGCCCACCGCGGCGAGGTGGCGTTCCCCGGCCACAGCGGCCTGCGCCTCTCCATGGACCTGGCGACAGGCAACGCGGGCGTCCTCGCGGCCCTGTCGTACGTCACGGACGGCGGGCCGCCCCCGCTGCCGTTCCTGCGCCGCGCCGGGCACCCGGCGGCCGCGGCGCACCACGGACTCCCGGCGGACGACCCCCGCCGGATCCCCTGCGAACAGCCGGTTGGAGGTGACACCGCATGA
- a CDS encoding GNAT family N-acetyltransferase, translating into MTIETPKTSEAIRVGRRVELGYATAADYEQFAKWLSPDGDVAALTGDVSERVTVDALRADAASGSRFCTLRSPHGERVGMVKFHRVGGERDTTFEISGAIGSSDLWSRGYGAEGFGLVVEHLFEDLGAHRLQFWVGLFNEPMLQMVMRTRFFVLEGVLRERKFFKGEYHDVAMWSMLRHEYEALFVRGEWEQKPGQDVWFGTASEPKAAARRTLSEYLGRGPATALTPFTQ; encoded by the coding sequence ATGACCATCGAGACGCCGAAGACCAGCGAAGCCATTCGCGTCGGACGCCGCGTCGAGCTCGGATATGCGACCGCCGCCGACTACGAGCAATTCGCGAAATGGCTCAGCCCCGACGGGGACGTCGCCGCCCTGACCGGCGATGTGTCCGAGCGGGTCACGGTGGACGCGCTGCGGGCCGACGCCGCGTCGGGCTCGCGCTTCTGCACCCTGCGGTCCCCGCACGGGGAGCGCGTGGGCATGGTGAAGTTCCACCGCGTCGGCGGCGAACGGGACACGACCTTCGAGATCAGCGGCGCCATCGGGAGCAGCGACCTGTGGTCGCGGGGCTACGGCGCCGAGGGCTTCGGCCTCGTCGTGGAGCACCTCTTCGAGGACCTCGGCGCGCACCGGCTCCAGTTCTGGGTGGGCCTGTTCAACGAACCGATGCTCCAGATGGTGATGCGCACCCGGTTCTTCGTCCTCGAAGGGGTCCTCAGGGAACGGAAGTTCTTCAAGGGCGAATATCACGACGTGGCCATGTGGTCCATGCTGCGCCATGAATACGAAGCGCTGTTCGTCCGAGGGGAGTGGGAGCAGAAGCCCGGCCAGGATGTCTGGTTCGGCACTGCGAGCGAGCCGAAGGCCGCTGCCCGCAGGACGCTCTCGGAATATCTCGGCCGAGGTCCGGCCACCGCGCTGACCCCCTTCACGCAATAG
- a CDS encoding activator-dependent family glycosyltransferase, with translation MTRVLFVLYAEKTHLFIQVPLARAFAAAGHEVRVASQPELVPEITRAGLTAVPVGRDHGMGRLLALRPEFRSRFGGSDLPPFDVANVPGELLSLEYLRAGYADVVPWWFRLVNEPLVDELVGFCRWWEPDLVVWEPGTFAGGVAARVCGAAHGRLTWGVDFFGRVREQFVRLAEEEAAAVGTGGDPLGEWLGACAERYGVGFDEELTTGQFTADLLPAPFRLDTAIDYVPVRYGTYNGVSVVPRWLWEVPVRPRVGFTLGLSAVERLAGYSVSVVEILRALAALDVEVVAALPGAGEIREELGGVVGERVRVEEFVPLAALAPTCAVMVHHGGFGTIGTTSLHAVPQLALAEQLDAIWLARGVTSYGAGTDLPVAEATGERVAHEVRRLLTESSFTEGARRLRADMRAMPSPAEAVPHLLRLAERHRRPPLAAAHHPQPKSN, from the coding sequence GTGACCCGGGTCCTGTTCGTCCTCTACGCGGAAAAGACCCACCTGTTCATCCAGGTGCCGCTGGCACGGGCCTTCGCGGCGGCCGGTCATGAGGTGCGGGTGGCGAGTCAGCCGGAGCTTGTTCCGGAGATCACCCGGGCCGGTCTGACGGCCGTGCCCGTCGGCCGCGACCACGGCATGGGACGGCTCCTCGCCCTCCGCCCCGAGTTCAGAAGCCGCTTCGGGGGCAGCGACCTGCCGCCGTTCGATGTGGCGAATGTGCCGGGTGAGTTGTTGTCGTTGGAGTATCTGCGGGCGGGTTATGCGGATGTGGTGCCGTGGTGGTTCCGGTTGGTGAATGAGCCGTTGGTGGATGAGTTGGTGGGTTTTTGCCGGTGGTGGGAGCCGGATCTGGTGGTGTGGGAGCCGGGGACGTTCGCGGGTGGGGTGGCGGCGCGGGTGTGTGGTGCGGCGCATGGGCGGTTGACGTGGGGGGTGGATTTCTTCGGTCGGGTGCGGGAGCAGTTCGTCCGCCTCGCGGAGGAGGAAGCCGCCGCCGTCGGCACGGGCGGGGATCCGCTGGGTGAGTGGCTCGGGGCCTGCGCCGAGCGGTACGGCGTCGGATTCGACGAGGAGCTGACGACGGGCCAGTTCACCGCCGACCTGCTTCCCGCCCCCTTCCGGCTCGACACGGCGATCGACTACGTCCCGGTCCGCTACGGGACCTACAACGGGGTGTCGGTGGTGCCGCGGTGGTTGTGGGAGGTGCCGGTGCGGCCTCGGGTGGGGTTCACGTTGGGGTTGAGTGCGGTGGAGCGGCTTGCCGGGTATTCGGTGTCGGTGGTGGAGATCCTCAGGGCCCTGGCGGCGCTCGATGTGGAGGTGGTGGCGGCGTTGCCGGGTGCCGGGGAGATCCGGGAGGAGTTGGGTGGGGTGGTGGGGGAGCGGGTGCGGGTGGAGGAGTTCGTGCCGTTGGCGGCGCTGGCTCCGACGTGTGCGGTGATGGTTCATCACGGTGGGTTCGGCACGATCGGTACGACCTCCCTGCACGCCGTCCCCCAACTCGCCCTCGCCGAACAGCTCGACGCGATCTGGCTCGCCCGCGGCGTCACCTCCTACGGCGCCGGGACCGACCTCCCCGTGGCCGAGGCGACCGGCGAACGCGTCGCGCACGAAGTACGGCGGCTGCTCACGGAATCCTCCTTCACCGAAGGGGCACGGCGGCTGCGCGCCGACATGAGGGCCATGCCGAGCCCCGCCGAAGCCGTTCCCCACCTGCTCCGCCTCGCCGAACGGCACCGCCGCCCACCCCTGGCAGCCGCGCACCACCCTCAGCCGAAGAGCAACTGA
- a CDS encoding activator-dependent family glycosyltransferase has translation MTMRILFTAYAVRTHFFSMVSLAHALDTAGHEVRVASQPELVPEITRAGLTAVPVGRDHQLWRVLKARHGDERWSALPPFDVADVPGELLSLEYLRAGYADVVPWWFRLVNEPLVDELVGFCRWWEPDLVVWEPGTFAGGVAARVCGAAHGRLTWGVDFFGRVREQFVRLAGEAGEPAGGAGDALGAWLGELGRRHGVGYDEELTTGQFTVDQLPEAFRLDTAGIRYLPMRFGVYNGVSVVPRWLWEVPVRPRVGFTLGLSAVERLAGYSVSVVEILRALAALDVEVVAALPGAGEIREELGGVVGERVRVEEFVPLAALAPTCAVMVHHGGFGTIGTTSLHAVPQLAVAEEIDAPILARGLAAYGAGIDLPVAEATGERVAHEVRRLLTESSFTEGARRLRADMRAMPSAADVVPDLVRIAERHRGR, from the coding sequence ATGACCATGCGGATTCTCTTCACCGCCTATGCCGTGCGCACCCATTTCTTCAGCATGGTGTCCTTGGCGCACGCCCTGGACACGGCCGGTCATGAGGTGCGGGTGGCGAGTCAGCCGGAGCTGGTTCCGGAGATCACCCGGGCCGGTCTGACGGCCGTGCCCGTCGGCCGCGACCACCAGCTGTGGCGCGTCCTGAAGGCCCGGCACGGCGACGAACGCTGGTCGGCGTTGCCGCCGTTCGATGTGGCGGATGTGCCGGGTGAGTTGTTGTCGTTGGAGTATCTGCGGGCGGGTTATGCGGATGTGGTGCCGTGGTGGTTCCGGTTGGTGAATGAGCCGTTGGTGGATGAGTTGGTGGGTTTTTGCCGGTGGTGGGAGCCGGATCTGGTGGTGTGGGAGCCGGGGACGTTCGCGGGTGGGGTGGCGGCGCGGGTGTGTGGTGCGGCGCATGGGCGGTTGACGTGGGGGGTGGATTTCTTCGGTCGGGTGCGGGAGCAGTTCGTCCGCCTCGCGGGAGAGGCGGGGGAGCCTGCGGGGGGTGCGGGGGACGCGCTCGGCGCGTGGCTCGGCGAGCTCGGCCGACGCCATGGAGTCGGGTACGACGAAGAGTTGACGACAGGTCAGTTCACGGTGGACCAGCTGCCAGAGGCGTTCCGCCTGGACACCGCGGGCATCCGGTATCTGCCGATGCGGTTCGGCGTCTACAACGGGGTGTCGGTGGTGCCGCGGTGGTTGTGGGAGGTGCCGGTGCGGCCTCGGGTGGGGTTCACGTTGGGGTTGAGTGCGGTGGAGCGGCTTGCCGGGTATTCGGTGTCGGTGGTGGAGATCCTCAGGGCCCTGGCGGCGCTCGATGTGGAGGTGGTGGCGGCGTTGCCGGGTGCCGGGGAGATCCGGGAGGAGTTGGGTGGGGTGGTGGGGGAGCGGGTGCGGGTGGAGGAGTTCGTGCCGTTGGCGGCGCTGGCTCCGACGTGTGCGGTGATGGTTCATCACGGTGGGTTCGGCACGATCGGTACGACCTCCCTGCACGCCGTCCCCCAACTCGCCGTGGCCGAGGAGATCGACGCTCCGATCCTCGCCAGGGGCCTGGCCGCGTACGGCGCCGGGATCGACCTCCCCGTGGCCGAGGCGACCGGCGAACGTGTCGCGCACGAAGTACGGCGGCTGCTCACGGAATCCTCCTTCACCGAAGGGGCACGGCGGCTGCGCGCCGACATGAGGGCCATGCCGAGCGCCGCCGACGTCGTCCCCGACCTGGTCCGGATCGCCGAACGGCACCGGGGCCGCTGA
- a CDS encoding TylF/MycF family methyltransferase: MLTHSRDLYLDLMKKVVTNTIYQDNAHGWVRDKDFDAGLPSIEYDDGLRAGGRDIPRVAHTMIGGKRLDNLHACVEQVLLDDIPGDLIETGVWRGGATIFMRAVLKAYDIKDRTVWVADSFEGIPKGDPVRYPGDDLAPLYRFNDVFGVSQPVVEENFRRYGLLDDQVRFLPGYFRDTLPDAPVESLAVLRMDGDLFESTMDALVHLYPKLSVGGYVIVDDYRALPPCRVAVYQYRREHGITDPIEEIDGVGVFWRRTR, from the coding sequence GTGCTCACACATTCCCGAGACCTGTATCTGGACCTGATGAAGAAGGTCGTCACCAACACCATCTATCAGGACAACGCGCACGGCTGGGTGCGGGACAAGGATTTCGACGCCGGGTTGCCGAGCATCGAATACGACGACGGACTCCGCGCCGGCGGCCGGGACATCCCGCGCGTCGCGCACACGATGATCGGAGGCAAGCGCCTCGACAATCTGCACGCGTGCGTCGAGCAGGTGCTCCTCGACGACATTCCCGGCGACCTCATCGAGACGGGCGTCTGGCGGGGCGGCGCCACGATCTTCATGCGCGCGGTGCTGAAGGCGTACGACATCAAGGACCGCACGGTGTGGGTCGCCGACTCCTTCGAGGGCATCCCCAAGGGCGACCCCGTGCGGTACCCGGGCGACGACCTGGCGCCGCTGTACCGCTTCAACGACGTCTTCGGCGTCTCGCAGCCCGTCGTGGAGGAGAACTTCCGCCGCTACGGGCTCCTCGACGACCAAGTGCGTTTCCTGCCCGGGTACTTCCGCGACACGCTGCCCGACGCCCCGGTGGAGAGCCTGGCCGTGCTGCGCATGGACGGCGACCTGTTCGAGTCCACCATGGACGCGCTGGTGCACCTCTACCCGAAGCTGTCCGTCGGCGGCTATGTGATCGTCGACGACTACCGCGCCCTGCCCCCGTGCCGGGTCGCCGTCTACCAGTACCGCAGGGAGCACGGCATCACCGACCCCATCGAGGAGATCGACGGGGTCGGCGTGTTCTGGCGGCGTACGCGATGA
- the rfbB gene encoding dTDP-glucose 4,6-dehydratase, which translates to MRVLVTGGAGFIGSNFVRRMLAGAYAGFEDAEVVVLDKLTYAGNPSNLAEALDDPRLRFVQADICDRDAVRSAITGVRTVVHFAAESHVDRSLLDGDAFVASNIVGSYELLRAALRTEVDRFVLVSTDEVYGETETVSWTEDFPLRPNSPYSASKASAELLARSFHHTYGLPVCTARASNTYGPYQFPEKLIPLFVTRLLDGLTVPLYGDGSQVREWIHVDDHCRGLALIAGAGRPGETYNIGGGTEISNAELTKMLLEFLDADWSRVRFTEDRKGHDRRYSIDCRKIREELGHRPLVAFREGLLDTVRWYADNRNWWEPLKRPGELPLAAMAEPH; encoded by the coding sequence ATGCGTGTCCTGGTGACCGGCGGTGCCGGGTTCATCGGCTCGAACTTCGTGCGGCGCATGCTCGCGGGGGCGTACGCGGGGTTCGAGGACGCCGAGGTCGTGGTCCTCGACAAGCTGACCTACGCCGGGAATCCGAGCAATCTCGCCGAGGCCCTGGACGACCCGCGGCTGCGGTTCGTCCAGGCCGACATCTGCGACAGGGACGCCGTCCGGAGCGCGATCACGGGGGTCCGGACGGTGGTGCACTTCGCGGCGGAGTCGCACGTCGACCGGTCGCTGCTCGACGGCGACGCGTTCGTCGCCAGCAACATCGTCGGCAGCTACGAACTGCTGCGCGCCGCGCTGCGCACCGAGGTCGACCGGTTCGTCCTGGTCTCCACCGACGAGGTGTACGGCGAGACGGAGACGGTCTCCTGGACCGAGGACTTCCCGCTGCGCCCCAACTCCCCCTATTCGGCGTCGAAGGCGTCGGCGGAACTGCTCGCCCGGTCCTTCCACCACACATACGGACTCCCGGTCTGCACCGCTCGGGCCTCCAATACCTATGGGCCCTACCAGTTCCCGGAAAAGCTCATCCCGCTGTTCGTCACCCGACTCCTGGACGGCCTGACGGTCCCGCTGTACGGCGACGGCTCACAGGTGCGCGAGTGGATTCACGTCGACGACCACTGCCGGGGCCTCGCCCTCATCGCGGGCGCCGGGCGCCCGGGAGAGACGTACAACATCGGCGGCGGCACGGAGATATCCAATGCCGAACTCACCAAGATGCTCCTGGAGTTCCTGGACGCCGACTGGTCGCGGGTGCGTTTCACCGAGGACAGGAAAGGGCACGACCGACGCTATTCGATCGACTGCCGGAAGATCCGCGAAGAACTCGGCCACCGTCCGCTCGTCGCCTTCCGCGAGGGACTTCTCGACACCGTGCGCTGGTACGCGGACAACCGGAACTGGTGGGAGCCGCTGAAACGCCCCGGCGAGCTCCCTCTGGCCGCCATGGCGGAACCTCACTGA
- the rfbA gene encoding glucose-1-phosphate thymidylyltransferase RfbA, translating to MKGIVLAGGTGSRLMPITAGTSKQLLPIYDKPMIFYPLSVLMLAGIRDVLIIAAPESMPSMRGLLGDGGHLGMNLTYAEQTEPRGIADAYIIGADHVGNDRSALILGDNLFHGAGFQDLLREAREKSDGCTLFGYPVADPERYAVAETDAHGNLIGIEEKPARPASKNAITGLYFYDSDVVEMARGLRPSHRGELEITDVNKLYLEAHGARLVQLGRGFTWLDAGTFRSLLDASQYVQVLMDRQGVRVACVEEIALRMGFIDAEQCRELGLAMGNSGYGRYVREVAEALA from the coding sequence GTGAAAGGGATAGTTCTCGCGGGCGGCACGGGCAGCCGTCTCATGCCGATTACGGCAGGCACGTCGAAACAGCTTCTGCCGATCTACGACAAGCCGATGATCTTCTACCCGCTCTCGGTTCTGATGTTGGCCGGAATCCGGGACGTCCTGATCATCGCGGCGCCGGAATCCATGCCCTCGATGCGCGGACTGCTCGGCGACGGCGGGCATCTCGGAATGAATCTCACGTACGCGGAGCAGACTGAGCCGCGCGGTATCGCGGATGCCTACATCATCGGCGCCGACCATGTCGGCAACGACCGTTCCGCGCTTATACTCGGCGACAACCTGTTCCACGGGGCAGGATTCCAGGACTTGCTGCGCGAGGCCCGGGAGAAGTCGGACGGCTGCACGCTCTTCGGCTATCCGGTGGCGGATCCCGAGCGTTATGCGGTGGCCGAGACCGACGCGCACGGAAACCTGATCGGCATCGAGGAGAAGCCGGCCCGCCCGGCATCCAAGAACGCCATCACGGGGCTCTATTTCTACGACAGCGACGTGGTGGAGATGGCGCGCGGACTGCGCCCGTCGCACCGCGGCGAACTGGAGATCACCGATGTCAACAAGCTCTACCTCGAAGCCCACGGCGCCCGCCTCGTGCAGTTGGGCCGCGGCTTCACCTGGCTCGACGCGGGCACGTTCCGGTCCCTGCTCGACGCCAGCCAGTACGTCCAGGTCCTGATGGACCGCCAGGGCGTGCGGGTGGCGTGCGTGGAGGAGATCGCGCTGCGGATGGGCTTCATCGACGCCGAGCAGTGCCGCGAACTGGGCCTGGCCATGGGCAACTCGGGCTACGGACGGTACGTCCGCGAGGTCGCGGAGGCCCTCGCGTGA